tgACCTTTTGAACTAgtgcattttatcattttaagaAAGGAGGTAATTTAATAGTGTTGGTATTTGTGATTCTCACAGTGCTATAACTTTAGACTAGGACTAAATGAAGTCTAGTCAGTCAGGGTGACACTTTATTTCATTAGCTGTAGTCTTATCAAACTTGCATCTCTTGAGAAAATAACTTTCTACTAACCATGTGTGTTTTGGCAGTTCTCTCATGGTCTAAGAATTCTTCCAACATCActctttaatcatttcatttctctgaaCGGCTTCACATCTGTCTTCCCATGATCTAAGGAATGTTTGCGCAATCAAGGCTACTTTTCTGGTGATGTCATTTTTACGAAACCCTAAATATGTGCTCATGAAAGCACCCATCCATCCAGGTTTCCAGTGTAGGACTGACGTGAGGTGAACCCAGTGCTCGCTTCAGTCCAAACCAGAAGAGTATTCCTGAATGCTCTTCATGTTTTGGAACGTTGTAAAACACAAACGTCTTGTGATGATCAATCTCTCAGGTGACGGCAGGTTTCCAGACCACCAACATGCTGACAGCACTGCCCAGCTCGTTCCTGGAGCCACTGCTGTCCTTCTCTCTAACAGAGGATCCAGAGGTTCGGCTGCTGGTGCTCCAAATCCTTCTCAGTCTCATTGACAGGCATGACAACACGCCCAAGTTCTCCAACATAAGGTGTGTGGATGTGTCTGCAGGTTTAGTGTGTATATTGTGGGGCCTAATTTGTAGTGTGCTGGAGCTCGGCTGTTGTCAGTGACAATATGTGTTAACCTTTGTGCCTTCTTTCTGTGCAGCATCATCTCGGACATCTCTGTGCTCAAGCTCAAAGTTGACAAGTGCTCCAGACAGGACAACTTATTCATGAAAAAGGTTCGGTTTCTGAACTTCGAACATAGAAATATTTACACTTGTGATGCAGAACGAATACTTAAACTCGAGTACCCTCTCTGTGCATCCTACCCGCAGCACGGCCAGCAGCTGTACCGACACATCTACCTGGGCTGTAAGGAGCAGAGCAGCGGTCGGCATCACTACGAGAGCCTCTTCGCTCTGTTGGGTCTTCTCAGCGTGGAGCTGGCCAACgaagaggtggtggtggacCTCATCCGCCTGGCACTCGCCTTGCAGGTACTCAatcacatatatatgtgtaatattAACTTGTTGTACTTGTACTGCAGTAACACTACTACAGTGATCAGTGTCATAATATACTTATTCATTGTACTTGTATAGCACTTATCTAAATACAAAGCATTTTATGAGTGCAACAGCGATCACGAAATATCTGAAAAAAATGGTAATACCTCTTTTAAAGATGAGTGGTAAATCtagcaataaataaaacatataaatataacaacacAAGATAAGTGGGCACAGTCCAAGATTTATGAAACCAAGTCTAAAGTCTATAGTCTCTTTGTTTCCTGCTCAggacctggctctgtccaccgACGAGGCTCTGCCTGTTTATAACCGCTGTGCTGTTCATGCCCTCGCCGCCGCCTACCTCAACCTTATCTGCCAGCTCACCACCGTCCCAGCCTTCTGCCAGCACATACATGAGGTCTGCACCTGggcttctttgtgtgtgtgtgtatatatatatatatatatatatatatgtgtgtgtgtgtgtgtgtctgaatacCAATAACCTCTTTTAATGAACTaccttttttccctctgcccTTCAGGTAATTgaggtgagacagaaagaaagtcCCTACCTTTTGCCTGAGGATGTCTTCATTGATAATCCCAAGTATGTCCCAGCCACATTCAATGCTCCTTTCTCCCAAACCATACCAACATTAAATTTgatatttaaacatgaaatcaaacaaaatctCCACCCCTCTTTCTTCCTAGGCTGCCTTCTTCACTGGAGAAGGTAGAAGGGGATGTTTTGTTCCTCCAGTCGAAGATCACAGAGGTCCTTGGAGGCAGCGGTTATAACACAGAGAGACTGGCTACACCTTATGTCCCGCAGTATACTGGTGAGGAGCTCAAGCAATACATCTCTTGTTTATGATGTAAAGTTCAAAAGTCAATCGTGGAAGTGGAAGAATTCTTAAAATGAGTAATGTGCTCCTCTCTCCAAGTAAATAATGATCTTTGTGGACATGGCAGCTTTGTCTGGGTGattttttgtttcctgtatGGAAATGCAGAGCTGAACTTCTCCCCTGGAGCTTGTGGGGACTTCATGTTTAGTTGAAGGACACTTCATCAGGGCAGACCCTTTTCCAGCTCTGGGGCTTGAGTCAGGATCATTGAGTTGAAGGACAGTCCTCCTCTAACGTTGGCAACTTTTTGGAtgcacttttcattcatttgtcagaCCATCAAagcctctctgtttttctatttgggttttacacatttaataaatgcaTCAATGCATCACTGTCTTTCCAGATGAGGACCGTCTGTCCAAGAGAAAGAGTATTGGGGAGACCATCTcactgcaggtggaggtggagtcCCGAAACAGtccagagaaagaggaggtaaAGGCAAAAAGCATTAACAACAATTTCATGGTCTATAACCCAAATAATACCTCCTATAAGGACGTTAAGCCCTAGTGAAAAAATGTCAGCATAGAGCTTTTCACCTCTCGAGAGATATTTTACCTTATTACTGCATCGTGCTACCTTTTTCTTGTTCTGTTCTGCAGAGGACACCAGCAGAGGAGATCACATTTGAAACCCTGAAAAATGCCATTGGTATGTCCATTCACTCATCaacttttttaacattttaaagtatcCATGGAATGAcgtgtgctttttttcttaaaaacttTGTATTGATGGGGCTCCAGTGTagttaaaaccacagaaaataaacaaacgtGTTAGTTTAGGTAACTTTTTTTATCATACTCATTAGCTGCAATGAAATTAACAATGGAAATAAGCTGCCAAAggctgcagaaacaaaacaacattcgGGGGAATCAATTGTTAAGATTTCCTTCACTACTGTAAGAACTGTCACTCAAGTACAGATGCCACATTATTACTTTCAATACACAATATACTACAGCATAATGCATTATTGAAatttaaacactgtttgtgtCTCCCTCTAGTGGACAGTGTGGGtatggaggagcaggagagggagcgGAGGAGACAAGTGGTGGAGAAGTTTCAGAAGGCCCCCTTTGAGGAAATAGCTGCCCACTGCGGTGCCAGGGTACATCAAAAACATTGTCCTGTtatgcatgttgtttttcagactgTTTTCTTGTATCTGCTTTGTACTGTTTTCTTATGtgatgtctttgtctcttccaGGCTACACTACTGCAGAGCAAACTAAATCAGATCTTTGAGATTACAATCAGGTAAGAGACGGTGCTTTGAGATATTCCCCATGAAATAGTATTTGATGAATAATTGTTGAAAGAGCGATAGTGACATTGATGGtagtgatgaagatgaaaatgacTGCTTCTTCTTCCCATTCAGACCCCCGCCCAGCCCATCTGGAACCATTTCATCAGGTTATGGCCAAAGCCAGAGTCGGTCTGTACCCATCTACGAGATGAAGTTtcctgacctgtgtgtgtacTAGACCAGAAAGTCCACAGCAAAGTTACAGAACTATGTATGGGGGGCggggcggggcgggggggggtgcAACCGATCCTCACTGTAAAGGCATCTTGTCATGgaatcaaacaaccacagtggatGAGGAGAAAACCACAGTTGTTTGAAGCCAACTAAAGAACAAGCCACTTCTTGATTGACCTAGCTGTCTGAATTCTTTTACCCTGTGATCGCAGCCAAAGCAAGCAAGCCAGCTGGCTCGTGTCAATAAATGcagcagtaaaacaaacatttaattccCTCAGTTCTCCTTACATGTCTGTAGAAACTCCACTGGTTGGATTTTCAAATTTAGAAATTGCCAAGAACTGTGAGGACAAATTGAGTGGCTGTAGAATGAATTGACTCGTTGCACGCCCTGTGACTGGACATTTCTGATAGCGCTGACGTTCTTGGACATTCTTTTGACCTGTTTGTTCCTTACAGGGTGCCATACTACCCTAGATCACAAAATTAGATCAATCTTGCTTATTTCTCatgtgattttatgtttttttaatttgttttatgttatggCTAAGGAAGAGTGTATGTCAATTAGatgcattttaatttacttgacagtgtatttatgtgtatgtaaacAAAGCTATTCCTTCCCATCTCCCATGTTACTCAGCCCTTGAACAGCTCATCTTCAGTGTTtaatgcttttttgttttgcctttttagTGTTAGCCAaaagtgctttttctttcatgACGGGCATTTATTTCCAGCACCTAGTTTTTTTCTaactattgttattattgttatttttagccGTGGTTTAAATGAAAGACAACTGTCGATCTGTGTGCTATCCTCCAAAGTGAGTGTGCCTTACAGGTGACTCAAGTTAAaccatacacaaaaacacacactgcgcCACAGTCACGTCCACACTAGACTTCTGAAGATCTGAAGTGTTTACTGTGATGTTTACCAGATCAAACACTACATGATAATTAAggatcttttatttttctcctttccatataaatgtgtatatacagaGAAATATATAAATCTTTAAGAAGATGTACAGAGTagggatgtttttgtgttttgtgtgtatatatatatactgtatattctaaTTTTAGACTGCCACTGCACTGATTGTGTCCATAGATAACGGAGAAAGCTACTTAGTTAGTATTCGGATACTTTTGTTAAAATCTTGctatcaaataaataacaagCAACACATGAAATCAAATGTATTGACGAGAGTCTGAACAGCCCACAGTAGAAATCTGCATCGTCTCGAGGCCAGTAGATCACACTAGTGAAGTCTGAATGTGTCCCGCTGAAGTATTCATGAGCCCATCTGATAGGATCTGGGAAGAAAACCACAGATTTTGAGACAGGTTTTAGCACCACAATCATGACCCTGTATTGTTGCCATTACACCCTCAGTCCTGCTGGAATGAGTTTGCACTCTGTTTCTACGCTGTACTGCCGCTGCAGCCTCCCAGCAGTGCATCTGTCGCATTCAGCAACACTTAAATAAGTCTAAAAagccattttgtgtgtgtgtgcatgtgtgcacacacacacacaggtataaaAACAAAGTATAATGGCAATAATTTGGCACTAGCCTCGCTAACACGGCCCAACCGTTGGTAGCACatccttttgtgtgtttttaaattgtacCTTCTGTTGTCGTGGTGCTGTGATGGTTCAGTTTTGTGACGTAAGAGCTCCTGTGCTTCTGTGAATTAACTGCATCGGACGTGAAACGTGTTGCAGCCATCTTGCAACCATCTTGTTTAATGTAAAGGACAGTGTCTGGTTTGTACCTGATCGTCATGTGTTACAGTCCAGTcggttgtttgttttattttttattttatttttttacagcgTAGTGTCctctgtatgtatatttatgtccACACAATGCGAGTGTATCAGATTGTCTGTTCATGTTTACCccttttgtcagtgtgtgtgtgtgcgtgtgtgtgagtgagtgagtgtatttgttcatgtgtgtcttTATCGTCATTACCCAAGACCAAACTCTTCAAACGCAGTTTACAGTTTTTGTCCAGTGACTCTTTCCACCACGTTAGTGAAGAGCGAGCTAATCTAAGAGCAATGTGCAGCTGTCGAAACCTTCCAGTGACACCTTGTAAAACTGTCTTTTCAGCATCTCGCAACTTCGCAGTGAAGACCTGTAAATCTACCGGTGTGCTAGTTGTCATTGCATCGTGTAATGTAAAGTTAACTGACGGTAATCCAATCTTACTTTTGTCATTACATGTCTGGTTAATAGATCTGTTTACAACGTAGTGCTGTAGGTCAAATCTATTCATTCTGTGAACTTTGCACTTTAAAAACGGGATTACCTAGTGACGAAGGCAGCTTTTACATGGAGAAAATGCCTTATGAGTGTCATACCTGACTTTGCATGCTAGTGATGTTGCTGTATTGTACAATAAATTTGTCTGTAACCATAAAAGATctgtttctgattttattttgttactgaTGGTTAACCTTGACTGCTCAGTCGGTTGCAGTGTTCAACGCAGTATCAAGCAATTGTTAAGTTTCCTCAACGGTGCTCGTCGTGTTTCTGTTACATTACTTGCATcagtgcatgtgttgtgtgtttgccatTTCCATGCCTGTCATCTGATTGGGTGGTTTATCAGAATGAAATTCAGCGTCTTTTCTCCTACTGTTACAGCCCTCAACAGGACACGTTAATTCATTAGCCTAGAAACTCTGATCCAACGatattttgaaaaaacattGGTAGgagaatatattttttaaagaacgCCAACAACAACTACTTTATAACATAACATGCTGAACAAAGGCGTTGGACATTAGAGGCTGCTAAAGTGTTTTTCAAGTCTCATCTCCAACAGATGTTTATATCATGTTTCGTTTACATAAACCACAAGTCATCAGCCTTCTCTGTCACCAGTAAAATTCAAATAGGCCTGTGTAGTTATAGATTTTATACTCTTTCttgagctttcagctgcatcgTGTGCCCTTCATCAGGTGGCTGGTGTCATAATAATCCTTATAGTTCATGTTTTAAGTCTGTGCTTATCAAAAGAAATCAGTCAATTACCATTATTGTTTGCCACAAACAGAATGACCTTTAATACGATATTAATTTACAAAAAGACACCACTCAGTGGACTGTACATAACTTTCATTCACACCCACCTCTGTTTACTTcctttttacaaaacatttggaTCAATAATGACGTTTCcacaaggaaaaaacaaactcactaAGAAGGCAACAAGTTGGACCAAGAAGGTCAAGGCAGTCGGTGGGTACatggttgtttttattcaacagaACACTGCCTCGTTGCTTATCTTTAGTTGAAACATTTGGCCCAGAAAAGACATTCAACAACATGCTAATGATAGTGACACgtttatgtaatttaaaattAAGACCTGTGGGTACTAACATGCAATGGCTATTAGACTCTTTCAGAcccttccccctttttttccatcCTCCATTCAGCCCATTATCCTCTGCGCATCCTTGTCTATAATGTTCCTGAAGAGCTTGGCCAGCTGCCTCTGAGGTTTCTCTTCCCTCAACTTCATAAAGCTGCTGTTACGTTTAGAGGGAGGTGGGCTCCCCCATCTGAAGTGACTCATCCGATAGGTCccatcttttctctcctgcaggCTCAAAGGGACATGTGATTTAGAGCTGACCCTCGCCCTCAGAAATGCCTGGTTTTGATGACTATCACCATTCAGGTCCCCCTTTGCTTCATCCTCGTTACTTCTCAGCTGCCTGCGAACCTGATGGGGGAAACTGCCCTCAGAAGAGCCCCCTCCCTCCAGAGAAGAGGCAAACACTTTTACAGGCCTGCGTTTGCGGCCGGATGGTTTGCCCCAGCGGAAATGCTCCATCGAATAGGAGCGTCGCCGCTCGCTGTTGGCTTTCAGATCTGATATTTTGTCTTCTGAGACCAGGTTGGCCCGAAGGATCCTGAGTAAGAGGTCATCATCATTAACATTCAGGGCCAATGTGCTGAGCTCCGGGaattcagtctggaccacagacATGCAGAGGTGAATACAGTCCTGCGTGGGAAGGAATCACAGAGACACCAgcaaactttttaaaacaaatgtgcaattGACTGtattttaacaacaacaaagtttCTGATCATCATTATGCCAATGAGCTGTTTTAAGAtctacattttgtttgtcacaaaacaatcaaagtagctgttctggagcttttgatcatgtCACACGATCCTCCTGAGCAGTTTGCTCTGTTGTCTTGGAATTGTAGATGTAGATTTTTCATAAGGACTTCTCATTCGTGTTGGCTTAGAAGTTGAGCATCGAAAGATTCAGAAGAGAATCTGAagaagatttatttattttattttatttttttgttttgttttgcttttgaaagTACTTTGAAATCCCTGTGAGAAATCTGTTGAAGAAATAAACCTGCCCATTGATGGCGGTAACAGAAGAAATAGAAAGACGGCAACAACGTagatgaagaagaggacagTTTGACTTACCAGTAACATCCCCTTGTTGCTCAGGTTGCTGCAGATGGAGCTGTCCCAGCACACCGAGCCAAACCCGGGGACGCACACATAagccatcaccaccaccaacagCCAACATAGACACACCATCTTCAGCCTGGTgtggaggacagaaacacaagtgtGGCTGTGAGCTGAAATAAAGCCACAGCAGAACTCTCTTCAAACCACAACAAACCAGTCCCGGCAGGCCTCCCTTCCTTATATAACGTGTCCTGTTTCAACACCGTCTTTGAGATAGCTGGTGGATTTTTAGCTATGTGTGTCATGGTTGAATAATAGCTGTGAGCTCAAATACCATTAATCAACATTCCCTTTGCAGCCAACATTACACTCATTGTAACAGATGGTCTTGTTAATCAGCAGCACATTAATCTTATTTGAAAGGGGTTCATAATGAAAATGCTGGAAAATGTGATGGCAGGGTCTCTTCTATAAGAGTTCCCAAAAGCGGCTCGATTAAGGTTTGTAGTTTTAACAttaagggactgtatgaaaaggGGGAGGAAGGGTTGGTTTGATTGTTTTGGGAGAGCAATGGCAgggttttatatattttttttactttatattaatattatatatataa
The DNA window shown above is from Enoplosus armatus isolate fEnoArm2 chromosome 19, fEnoArm2.hap1, whole genome shotgun sequence and carries:
- the LOC139302171 gene encoding pro-opiomelanocortin-like; its protein translation is MVCLCWLLVVVMAYVCVPGFGSVCWDSSICSNLSNKGMLLDCIHLCMSVVQTEFPELSTLALNVNDDDLLLRILRANLVSEDKISDLKANSERRRSYSMEHFRWGKPSGRKRRPVKVFASSLEGGGSSEGSFPHQVRRQLRSNEDEAKGDLNGDSHQNQAFLRARVSSKSHVPLSLQERKDGTYRMSHFRWGSPPPSKRNSSFMKLREEKPQRQLAKLFRNIIDKDAQRIMG